In the genome of Oncorhynchus mykiss isolate Arlee chromosome 18, USDA_OmykA_1.1, whole genome shotgun sequence, one region contains:
- the LOC110496432 gene encoding anillin isoform X5: MDPFTEKLLERTRARWENLQKKMAERSTASNRQMAKRAREPLAETCNSLVTEPVVDKGPQHSTKHSPSKRSRSGELDKPTIIGEENREPAMPPRTLTPTLSDPQTDRKPPTGPASILSASSLEMVDVCPALPVPEPEPMVATRLVPEQVRATEVERPAPKPEKVAVSAAPQRTRDVEVVPTSTVLQRNREEQGEAPTSSTPAAMKSRLARLAEQRHYWDSEGTSEVPDIPAALSPVKNQTQPRQAVAPVPTPVHAAASSEAPVGRKGRLANLAATIGSWEDDLSHAAPRSSRDYAQEKPGSVSNATPAWRREAGAGAKPTSAAADRPQMTQSSNRKPALDSNQQHVHSPVKSTRAFPPSPQKTEVPEARPTLRTGRGLPSPVSSPQRSYQGRASAFTPSPEKGALSSASPVPQSPLKNQALSRAMEVNGSPEKPELPTQPSTIRPTGPSVLQTRERFTKETTPATPLQQRGTAGATGTPADVKSFMERFGERCQERSGLSSPATCHGAATRNPNIVNPSGAGLAGRTPVVSQSVTPNTRLVQERLRAAQAANTATTALAQKQKLERESELAQIRNRFQKGNNIWKNKEEVVDTKKLTQAKDLIEHPEERGPVVSQPDEPTASPLDSLNAAPKKPSEEETQEEESDEEESHEMEMKVDQSNNSEINNFDGFHDQIEELSGEEGEGEEEEDKLNISSMSILAPFSESVAAVIKSPVRKMMTSTPASSFNAKSQTPDIVSRPNKFQRARLLRAGSSDSLETDEHEDHNLPYSIDAYRSTRIKESTERPCVKQVIVKEDVSRRAAEEPRSQGHTSIKQKMKVLTYEMNLQQTVISQASQALNCCTDEEHGKGSHVEAEAERLLLIATEKRGALKAELDRLKGEGPSGHRRGQGGDMGVSASKGSISLLELRLPLKADFVCSAASKPEWSSHYFFIMIRAGAENTVATPLASTSSAISGDAITFSTKFTMPDVSNDFAIDIEVYCLVQKRELNPDKRKKPSKSKAITPKRFLSKSSLTPVVASPGGPNTVRTSNFVLVGSHKLTLASIGKNKFLLEKIKYEGIERALLRDMFHSKVPFLCPMEGHIYLKMQCEVGSLVEERGFLTMFEDVSGFGAWHRRWCVLSGYCISYWTYPDDEKRKNPMGRINLANCISRKVEPANREFCARPNTFELITVRPQREDDRETLVSQCKNTMCVTKNWLCADTKDERNLWMQKLNQILVDLRMWQPDSCHRPV; encoded by the exons ATGGATCCGTTTACCGAG AAACTCCTGGAGAGGACCCGTGCTCGCTGGGAGAACCTGCAGAAGAAAATGGCAGAGAGGTCCACTGCTTCCAACAGACAGATGGCCAAGAGAGCTAGGGAGCCTCTGGCTGAGACATGCAACAGCCTGGTCACAGAGCCTGTCGTCGACAAAG GCCCCCAACATTCCACCAAGCACTCTCCCTCCAAGCGGAGTCGTTCAGGTGAACTTGACAAGCCCACCATTATTGGCGAGGAGAACAGGGAGCCTGCAATGCCTCCTCGCACCCTGACCCCTACTCTGTCAGATCCCCAGACTGACCGGAAGCCCCCAACGGGCCCAGCCAGcattctctctgcctcttctctaGAGATGGTGGATGTCTGCCCTGCTCTTCCCGTTCCTGAACCAGAGCCCATGGTGGCAACACGGCTTGTGCCAGAGCAGGTCAGGGCCACGGAGGTAGAGCGCCCTGCCCCAAAACCAGAGAAGGTGGCTGTGAGTGCTGCTCCACAGAGGACCAGGGATGTGGAGGTGGTGCCTACTAGCACAGTTCTtcagaggaacagagaagagCAGGGGGAGGCTCCCACCTCCTCCACCCCTGCTGCCATGAAGTCTCGCCTGGCCAGACTAGCTGAACAGAGGCATTACTGGGACTCTGAAG GTACCTCTGAGGTTCCAGACATCCCAGCAGCTCTGTCCCCAGTGAAGAACCAGACCCAGCCGAGGCAGGCCGTAGCCCCAGTCCCCACACCCGTCCATGCTGCTGCGTCCTCAGAGGCCCCTGTAGGCAGGAAGGGTCGGCTGGCCAACCTCGCAGCCACCATTGGGTCCTGGGAGGATGACCTCAGCCACGCGGCCCCTCGCAGCAGCAGAGACTATGCACAAGAGAAGCCTGGTAGTGTTAGTAACGCCACCCCTGCTTGGAGGAGAGAGGCTGGTGCTGGAGCCAAACCCACCTCTGCTGCTGCAGACCGTCCACAAATGACTCAGTCATCAAACAGAAAGCCTGCTCTGGATTCCAACCAG CAGCATGTCCACTCCCCAGTCAAGTCCACCAGAGCATTTCCCCCCAGCCCTCAGAAGACTGAAGTACCTGAAGCCAGACCAACTCTACGGACAGGCAGAGGTCTCCCCTCTCCTGTATCCAGTCCCCAGAGGAGTTACCAGGGGAGAGCCTCAGCCTTCACCCCCAGCCCCGAGAAAGGTGCTCTCTCCTCAGCCTCACCTGTGCCTCAGAGCCCCCTGAAGAACCAGGCCCTGTCCCGAGCCATGGAGGTCAACGGTAGCCCCGAGAAGCCAGAGCTCCCCACACAGCCCTCTACCATCAGGCCCACTGGACCCTCTGTCCTGCAGACCAGGGAGAG GTTCACAAAGGAGACCACCCCGGCCACTCCCCTGCAGCAGAGAGGCACCGCTGGAGCAACTGGAACTCCAG CAGATGTCAAGTCGTTCATGGAGCGTTTTGGGGAGAGGTGCCAGGAGCGTTCTGGCCTGAGTTCCCCTGCTACCTGCCATGGAGCAGCCACTCGTAACCCAAACATAGTGAACCCGTCTGGGGCAGGCCTGGCTGGTCGTACCCCTGTAGTGAGCCAGTCTGTGACCCCCAACACCAGGCTGGTGCAGGAGAGGCTGAGAGCTGCCCAGGCTGCCAACACTGCCACCACTGCCCTTGCACAGAAACAGAAACTG GAGCGTGAGTCAGAACTGGCTCAGATTCGTAACCGTTTCCAGAAAGGGAACAACATTTGGAAGAACAAGGAGGAGGTGGTAGACACCAAGAAACTCACACAGGCCAAG GATCTGATTGAGCATCCTGAGGAGAGAGGGCCTGTTGTCTCACAGCCTGATGAGCCAACAGCTTCCCCTCTGGATAGCCTGAATGCTGCACCCAAGAAACCTTCTGAGGAAGAAACACAGGAAGAGGAATCGG ATGAAGAAGAGAGTCATGAGATGGAGATGAAAGTGGACCAGTCCAACAACTCTGAGATCAACAACTTTGACGGGTTCCATGATCAGATTGAGGAGCTGAGTGGTGAGGagggtgaaggagaagaggaggaagataaaCTGAACATCTCCTCGATGTCCATCCTGGCCCCCTTCTCTGAGTCGGTGGCTGCTGTGATCAAGAGCCCAGTAAGGAAGATGATG ACGTCGACCCCAGCCAGTTCATTCAACGCTAAGAGCCAGACTCCTGACATTGTTTCCAGACCCAATAAGTTCCAAAGGGCTCGCTTGCTCCGGGCTGGGTCATCAGACAGCCTAGAGACAGATGAACATGAGGACCACAACCTGCCCTACAG TATTGATGCGTACAGGTCGACCAGGATCAAGGAGAGTACCGAGAGGCCCTGTGTGAAGCAGGTCATCGTGAAGGAGGACGTGTCTCGGAGAGCAGCAGAGGAGCCCAGGAGTCAAGGACACACCAGCATCAAACAGAAGATGAAG GTTCTGACCTATGAGATGAACCTGCAGCAGACTGTGATCAGCCAGGCCAGCCAAGCCTTGAACTGCTGTACTGATGAGGAGCATGGGAAAGGCTCGCATGTGGAGGCAGAGGCTGAGCGGCTGCTGCTCATAGCCA CGGAGAAGCGGGGGGCACTGAAGGCTGAGTTGGACCGTCTGAAGGGAGAGGGTCCTAGTGGTCATAGGAGGGGGCAGGGTGGGGACATGGGGGTATCCGCCTCCAAGGGATCCATCTCTCTCCTGGAGCTACGATTGCCCCTCAAGGCTGACTTTGTCTGCTCTGCTGCTAGCAAGCCAG AGTGGTCCAGCCATTACTTCTTCATCATGATCCGTGCTGGAGCTGAGAATACAGTtgctactcccctagccagcacaaGTAGCGCTATCAGTGGGGACGCAATCACCTTCTCTACCAAGTTCACCAT GCCTGACGTCTCTAACGACTTTGCAATTGATATTGAGGTTTACTGCCTG GTGCAGAAGCGTGAGTTGAACCCTGACAAGAGGAAGAAGCCCAGCAAGTCAAAG GCCATCACTCCCAAGAGGTTCCTCTCT AAGAGCAGTTTGACTCCAg TGGTGGCCAGTCCTGGGGGCCCTAATACTGTCCGCACCAGTAACTTTGTCCTGGTCGGGTCTCACAAGCTGACTCTTGCCTCAATTGGGAAAAACAAGTTCCTATTGGAGAAG ATCAAATATGAAGGCATTGAGAGAGCGCTTCTTAGAGACATGTTTCACAGCAAG GTGCCTTTCCTGTGCCCCATGGAGGGCCATATCTACCTGAAGATGCAGTGTGAGGTGGGCTccctggtggaggagagaggctTCCTG ACTATGTTTGAGGATGTGAGTGGATTCGGAGCATGGCACAGGAGATGGTGTGTCCTGTCAGGATACTGTATCTCCTACTGGACCTACCCTGATGATGAGAAACGCAAG AACCCAATGGGTCGCATCAACTTGGCCAACTGCATCAGTCGTAAGGTGGAGCCAGCCAACCGAGAGTTCTGTGCCAGGCCCAACACCTTCGAGTTGATCACTGTCCGGCCTCAGAGAGAGGACGACAGAGAGACGCTCGTCAGCCAGTGTAAAAACACCATGTGTGTCACCAA GAACTGGCTGTGTGCTGACACAAAGGACGAGAGGAACCTGTGGATGCAGAAGCTCAACCAGATCCTGGTGGACCTGCGCATGTGGCAGCCAGACTCCTGCCACAGGCCTGTGTGA
- the LOC110496432 gene encoding anillin isoform X7, with protein MDPFTEKLLERTRARWENLQKKMAERSTASNRQMAKRAREPLAETCNSLVTEPVVDKGPQHSTKHSPSKRSRSGELDKPTIIGEENREPAMPPRTLTPTLSDPQTDRKPPTGPASILSASSLEMVDVCPALPVPEPEPMVATRLVPEQVRATEVERPAPKPEKVAVSAAPQRTRDVEVVPTSTVLQRNREEQGEAPTSSTPAAMKSRLARLAEQRHYWDSEGTSEVPDIPAALSPVKNQTQPRQAVAPVPTPVHAAASSEAPVGRKGRLANLAATIGSWEDDLSHAAPRSSRDYAQEKPGSVSNATPAWRREAGAGAKPTSAAADRPQMTQSSNRKPALDSNQQHVHSPVKSTRAFPPSPQKTEVPEARPTLRTGRGLPSPVSSPQRSYQGRASAFTPSPEKGALSSASPVPQSPLKNQALSRAMEVNGSPEKPELPTQPSTIRPTGPSVLQTRERFTKETTPATPLQQRGTAGATGPSVLQTRERFTKETTPATPLQQRGTAGATGTPADVKSFMERFGERCQERSGLSSPATCHGAATRNPNIVNPSGAGLAGRTPVVSQSVTPNTRLVQERLRAAQAANTATTALAQKQKLERESELAQIRNRFQKGNNIWKNKEEVVDTKKLTQAKDLIEHPEERGPVVSQPDEPTASPLDSLNAAPKKPSEEETQEEESDEEESHEMEMKVDQSNNSEINNFDGFHDQIEELSGEEGEGEEEEDKLNISSMSILAPFSESVAAVIKSPVRKMMTSTPASSFNAKSQTPDIVSRPNKFQRARLLRAGSSDSLETDEHEDHNLPYSIDAYRSTRIKESTERPCVKQVIVKEDVSRRAAEEPRSQGHTSIKQKMKVLTYEMNLQQTVISQASQALNCCTDEEHGKGSHVEAEAERLLLIATEKRGALKAELDRLKGEGPSGHRRGQGGDMGVSASKGSISLLELRLPLKADFVCSAASKPEWSSHYFFIMIRAGAENTVATPLASTSSAISGDAITFSTKFTMPDVSNDFAIDIEVYCLVQKRELNPDKRKKPSKSKAITPKRFLSKSSLTPVVASPGGPNTVRTSNFVLVGSHKLTLASIGKNKFLLEKADLCCVSAHNTSCPG; from the exons ATGGATCCGTTTACCGAG AAACTCCTGGAGAGGACCCGTGCTCGCTGGGAGAACCTGCAGAAGAAAATGGCAGAGAGGTCCACTGCTTCCAACAGACAGATGGCCAAGAGAGCTAGGGAGCCTCTGGCTGAGACATGCAACAGCCTGGTCACAGAGCCTGTCGTCGACAAAG GCCCCCAACATTCCACCAAGCACTCTCCCTCCAAGCGGAGTCGTTCAGGTGAACTTGACAAGCCCACCATTATTGGCGAGGAGAACAGGGAGCCTGCAATGCCTCCTCGCACCCTGACCCCTACTCTGTCAGATCCCCAGACTGACCGGAAGCCCCCAACGGGCCCAGCCAGcattctctctgcctcttctctaGAGATGGTGGATGTCTGCCCTGCTCTTCCCGTTCCTGAACCAGAGCCCATGGTGGCAACACGGCTTGTGCCAGAGCAGGTCAGGGCCACGGAGGTAGAGCGCCCTGCCCCAAAACCAGAGAAGGTGGCTGTGAGTGCTGCTCCACAGAGGACCAGGGATGTGGAGGTGGTGCCTACTAGCACAGTTCTtcagaggaacagagaagagCAGGGGGAGGCTCCCACCTCCTCCACCCCTGCTGCCATGAAGTCTCGCCTGGCCAGACTAGCTGAACAGAGGCATTACTGGGACTCTGAAG GTACCTCTGAGGTTCCAGACATCCCAGCAGCTCTGTCCCCAGTGAAGAACCAGACCCAGCCGAGGCAGGCCGTAGCCCCAGTCCCCACACCCGTCCATGCTGCTGCGTCCTCAGAGGCCCCTGTAGGCAGGAAGGGTCGGCTGGCCAACCTCGCAGCCACCATTGGGTCCTGGGAGGATGACCTCAGCCACGCGGCCCCTCGCAGCAGCAGAGACTATGCACAAGAGAAGCCTGGTAGTGTTAGTAACGCCACCCCTGCTTGGAGGAGAGAGGCTGGTGCTGGAGCCAAACCCACCTCTGCTGCTGCAGACCGTCCACAAATGACTCAGTCATCAAACAGAAAGCCTGCTCTGGATTCCAACCAG CAGCATGTCCACTCCCCAGTCAAGTCCACCAGAGCATTTCCCCCCAGCCCTCAGAAGACTGAAGTACCTGAAGCCAGACCAACTCTACGGACAGGCAGAGGTCTCCCCTCTCCTGTATCCAGTCCCCAGAGGAGTTACCAGGGGAGAGCCTCAGCCTTCACCCCCAGCCCCGAGAAAGGTGCTCTCTCCTCAGCCTCACCTGTGCCTCAGAGCCCCCTGAAGAACCAGGCCCTGTCCCGAGCCATGGAGGTCAACGGTAGCCCCGAGAAGCCAGAGCTCCCCACACAGCCCTCTACCATCAGGCCCACTGGACCCTCTGTCCTGCAGACCAGGGAGAGGTTCACAAAGGAGACCACCCCGGCCACTCCCCTGCAGCAGAGAGGCACCGCTGGAGCAACTGGACCATCTGTCCTGCAGACCAGGGAGAGGTTCACAAAGGAGACCACCCCGGCCACTCCCCTGCAGCAGAGAGGCACCGCTGGAGCAACTGGAACTCCAG CAGATGTCAAGTCGTTCATGGAGCGTTTTGGGGAGAGGTGCCAGGAGCGTTCTGGCCTGAGTTCCCCTGCTACCTGCCATGGAGCAGCCACTCGTAACCCAAACATAGTGAACCCGTCTGGGGCAGGCCTGGCTGGTCGTACCCCTGTAGTGAGCCAGTCTGTGACCCCCAACACCAGGCTGGTGCAGGAGAGGCTGAGAGCTGCCCAGGCTGCCAACACTGCCACCACTGCCCTTGCACAGAAACAGAAACTG GAGCGTGAGTCAGAACTGGCTCAGATTCGTAACCGTTTCCAGAAAGGGAACAACATTTGGAAGAACAAGGAGGAGGTGGTAGACACCAAGAAACTCACACAGGCCAAG GATCTGATTGAGCATCCTGAGGAGAGAGGGCCTGTTGTCTCACAGCCTGATGAGCCAACAGCTTCCCCTCTGGATAGCCTGAATGCTGCACCCAAGAAACCTTCTGAGGAAGAAACACAGGAAGAGGAATCGG ATGAAGAAGAGAGTCATGAGATGGAGATGAAAGTGGACCAGTCCAACAACTCTGAGATCAACAACTTTGACGGGTTCCATGATCAGATTGAGGAGCTGAGTGGTGAGGagggtgaaggagaagaggaggaagataaaCTGAACATCTCCTCGATGTCCATCCTGGCCCCCTTCTCTGAGTCGGTGGCTGCTGTGATCAAGAGCCCAGTAAGGAAGATGATG ACGTCGACCCCAGCCAGTTCATTCAACGCTAAGAGCCAGACTCCTGACATTGTTTCCAGACCCAATAAGTTCCAAAGGGCTCGCTTGCTCCGGGCTGGGTCATCAGACAGCCTAGAGACAGATGAACATGAGGACCACAACCTGCCCTACAG TATTGATGCGTACAGGTCGACCAGGATCAAGGAGAGTACCGAGAGGCCCTGTGTGAAGCAGGTCATCGTGAAGGAGGACGTGTCTCGGAGAGCAGCAGAGGAGCCCAGGAGTCAAGGACACACCAGCATCAAACAGAAGATGAAG GTTCTGACCTATGAGATGAACCTGCAGCAGACTGTGATCAGCCAGGCCAGCCAAGCCTTGAACTGCTGTACTGATGAGGAGCATGGGAAAGGCTCGCATGTGGAGGCAGAGGCTGAGCGGCTGCTGCTCATAGCCA CGGAGAAGCGGGGGGCACTGAAGGCTGAGTTGGACCGTCTGAAGGGAGAGGGTCCTAGTGGTCATAGGAGGGGGCAGGGTGGGGACATGGGGGTATCCGCCTCCAAGGGATCCATCTCTCTCCTGGAGCTACGATTGCCCCTCAAGGCTGACTTTGTCTGCTCTGCTGCTAGCAAGCCAG AGTGGTCCAGCCATTACTTCTTCATCATGATCCGTGCTGGAGCTGAGAATACAGTtgctactcccctagccagcacaaGTAGCGCTATCAGTGGGGACGCAATCACCTTCTCTACCAAGTTCACCAT GCCTGACGTCTCTAACGACTTTGCAATTGATATTGAGGTTTACTGCCTG GTGCAGAAGCGTGAGTTGAACCCTGACAAGAGGAAGAAGCCCAGCAAGTCAAAG GCCATCACTCCCAAGAGGTTCCTCTCT AAGAGCAGTTTGACTCCAg TGGTGGCCAGTCCTGGGGGCCCTAATACTGTCCGCACCAGTAACTTTGTCCTGGTCGGGTCTCACAAGCTGACTCTTGCCTCAATTGGGAAAAACAAGTTCCTATTGGAGAAG GCTGACCTCTGCTGTGTCTCTGCACATAATACCAGCTGTCCAGGGTAA
- the LOC110496432 gene encoding anillin isoform X6, producing MDPFTEKLLERTRARWENLQKKMAERSTASNRQMAKRAREPLAETCNSLVTEPVVDKGPQHSTKHSPSKRSRSGELDKPTIIGEENREPAMPPRTLTPTLSDPQTDRKPPTGPASILSASSLEMVDVCPALPVPEPEPMVATRLVPEQVRATEVERPAPKPEKVAVSAAPQRTRDVEVVPTSTVLQRNREEQGEAPTSSTPAAMKSRLARLAEQRHYWDSEGTSEVPDIPAALSPVKNQTQPRQAVAPVPTPVHAAASSEAPVGRKGRLANLAATIGSWEDDLSHAAPRSSRDYAQEKPGSVSNATPAWRREAGAGAKPTSAAADRPQMTQSSNRKPALDSNQQHVHSPVKSTRAFPPSPQKTEVPEARPTLRTGRGLPSPVSSPQRSYQGRASAFTPSPEKGALSSASPVPQSPLKNQALSRAMEVNGSPEKPELPTQPSTIRPTGPSVLQTRERFTKETTPATPLQQRGTAGATGTPDVKSFMERFGERCQERSGLSSPATCHGAATRNPNIVNPSGAGLAGRTPVVSQSVTPNTRLVQERLRAAQAANTATTALAQKQKLERESELAQIRNRFQKGNNIWKNKEEVVDTKKLTQAKDLIEHPEERGPVVSQPDEPTASPLDSLNAAPKKPSEEETQEEESDEEESHEMEMKVDQSNNSEINNFDGFHDQIEELSGEEGEGEEEEDKLNISSMSILAPFSESVAAVIKSPVRKMMTSTPASSFNAKSQTPDIVSRPNKFQRARLLRAGSSDSLETDEHEDHNLPYSIDAYRSTRIKESTERPCVKQVIVKEDVSRRAAEEPRSQGHTSIKQKMKVLTYEMNLQQTVISQASQALNCCTDEEHGKGSHVEAEAERLLLIATEKRGALKAELDRLKGEGPSGHRRGQGGDMGVSASKGSISLLELRLPLKADFVCSAASKPEWSSHYFFIMIRAGAENTVATPLASTSSAISGDAITFSTKFTMPDVSNDFAIDIEVYCLVQKRELNPDKRKKPSKSKAITPKRFLSKSSLTPVVASPGGPNTVRTSNFVLVGSHKLTLASIGKNKFLLEKIKYEGIERALLRDMFHSKVPFLCPMEGHIYLKMQCEVGSLVEERGFLTMFEDVSGFGAWHRRWCVLSGYCISYWTYPDDEKRKNPMGRINLANCISRKVEPANREFCARPNTFELITVRPQREDDRETLVSQCKNTMCVTKNWLCADTKDERNLWMQKLNQILVDLRMWQPDSCHRPV from the exons ATGGATCCGTTTACCGAG AAACTCCTGGAGAGGACCCGTGCTCGCTGGGAGAACCTGCAGAAGAAAATGGCAGAGAGGTCCACTGCTTCCAACAGACAGATGGCCAAGAGAGCTAGGGAGCCTCTGGCTGAGACATGCAACAGCCTGGTCACAGAGCCTGTCGTCGACAAAG GCCCCCAACATTCCACCAAGCACTCTCCCTCCAAGCGGAGTCGTTCAGGTGAACTTGACAAGCCCACCATTATTGGCGAGGAGAACAGGGAGCCTGCAATGCCTCCTCGCACCCTGACCCCTACTCTGTCAGATCCCCAGACTGACCGGAAGCCCCCAACGGGCCCAGCCAGcattctctctgcctcttctctaGAGATGGTGGATGTCTGCCCTGCTCTTCCCGTTCCTGAACCAGAGCCCATGGTGGCAACACGGCTTGTGCCAGAGCAGGTCAGGGCCACGGAGGTAGAGCGCCCTGCCCCAAAACCAGAGAAGGTGGCTGTGAGTGCTGCTCCACAGAGGACCAGGGATGTGGAGGTGGTGCCTACTAGCACAGTTCTtcagaggaacagagaagagCAGGGGGAGGCTCCCACCTCCTCCACCCCTGCTGCCATGAAGTCTCGCCTGGCCAGACTAGCTGAACAGAGGCATTACTGGGACTCTGAAG GTACCTCTGAGGTTCCAGACATCCCAGCAGCTCTGTCCCCAGTGAAGAACCAGACCCAGCCGAGGCAGGCCGTAGCCCCAGTCCCCACACCCGTCCATGCTGCTGCGTCCTCAGAGGCCCCTGTAGGCAGGAAGGGTCGGCTGGCCAACCTCGCAGCCACCATTGGGTCCTGGGAGGATGACCTCAGCCACGCGGCCCCTCGCAGCAGCAGAGACTATGCACAAGAGAAGCCTGGTAGTGTTAGTAACGCCACCCCTGCTTGGAGGAGAGAGGCTGGTGCTGGAGCCAAACCCACCTCTGCTGCTGCAGACCGTCCACAAATGACTCAGTCATCAAACAGAAAGCCTGCTCTGGATTCCAACCAG CAGCATGTCCACTCCCCAGTCAAGTCCACCAGAGCATTTCCCCCCAGCCCTCAGAAGACTGAAGTACCTGAAGCCAGACCAACTCTACGGACAGGCAGAGGTCTCCCCTCTCCTGTATCCAGTCCCCAGAGGAGTTACCAGGGGAGAGCCTCAGCCTTCACCCCCAGCCCCGAGAAAGGTGCTCTCTCCTCAGCCTCACCTGTGCCTCAGAGCCCCCTGAAGAACCAGGCCCTGTCCCGAGCCATGGAGGTCAACGGTAGCCCCGAGAAGCCAGAGCTCCCCACACAGCCCTCTACCATCAGGCCCACTGGACCCTCTGTCCTGCAGACCAGGGAGAG GTTCACAAAGGAGACCACCCCGGCCACTCCCCTGCAGCAGAGAGGCACCGCTGGAGCAACTGGAACTCCAG ATGTCAAGTCGTTCATGGAGCGTTTTGGGGAGAGGTGCCAGGAGCGTTCTGGCCTGAGTTCCCCTGCTACCTGCCATGGAGCAGCCACTCGTAACCCAAACATAGTGAACCCGTCTGGGGCAGGCCTGGCTGGTCGTACCCCTGTAGTGAGCCAGTCTGTGACCCCCAACACCAGGCTGGTGCAGGAGAGGCTGAGAGCTGCCCAGGCTGCCAACACTGCCACCACTGCCCTTGCACAGAAACAGAAACTG GAGCGTGAGTCAGAACTGGCTCAGATTCGTAACCGTTTCCAGAAAGGGAACAACATTTGGAAGAACAAGGAGGAGGTGGTAGACACCAAGAAACTCACACAGGCCAAG GATCTGATTGAGCATCCTGAGGAGAGAGGGCCTGTTGTCTCACAGCCTGATGAGCCAACAGCTTCCCCTCTGGATAGCCTGAATGCTGCACCCAAGAAACCTTCTGAGGAAGAAACACAGGAAGAGGAATCGG ATGAAGAAGAGAGTCATGAGATGGAGATGAAAGTGGACCAGTCCAACAACTCTGAGATCAACAACTTTGACGGGTTCCATGATCAGATTGAGGAGCTGAGTGGTGAGGagggtgaaggagaagaggaggaagataaaCTGAACATCTCCTCGATGTCCATCCTGGCCCCCTTCTCTGAGTCGGTGGCTGCTGTGATCAAGAGCCCAGTAAGGAAGATGATG ACGTCGACCCCAGCCAGTTCATTCAACGCTAAGAGCCAGACTCCTGACATTGTTTCCAGACCCAATAAGTTCCAAAGGGCTCGCTTGCTCCGGGCTGGGTCATCAGACAGCCTAGAGACAGATGAACATGAGGACCACAACCTGCCCTACAG TATTGATGCGTACAGGTCGACCAGGATCAAGGAGAGTACCGAGAGGCCCTGTGTGAAGCAGGTCATCGTGAAGGAGGACGTGTCTCGGAGAGCAGCAGAGGAGCCCAGGAGTCAAGGACACACCAGCATCAAACAGAAGATGAAG GTTCTGACCTATGAGATGAACCTGCAGCAGACTGTGATCAGCCAGGCCAGCCAAGCCTTGAACTGCTGTACTGATGAGGAGCATGGGAAAGGCTCGCATGTGGAGGCAGAGGCTGAGCGGCTGCTGCTCATAGCCA CGGAGAAGCGGGGGGCACTGAAGGCTGAGTTGGACCGTCTGAAGGGAGAGGGTCCTAGTGGTCATAGGAGGGGGCAGGGTGGGGACATGGGGGTATCCGCCTCCAAGGGATCCATCTCTCTCCTGGAGCTACGATTGCCCCTCAAGGCTGACTTTGTCTGCTCTGCTGCTAGCAAGCCAG AGTGGTCCAGCCATTACTTCTTCATCATGATCCGTGCTGGAGCTGAGAATACAGTtgctactcccctagccagcacaaGTAGCGCTATCAGTGGGGACGCAATCACCTTCTCTACCAAGTTCACCAT GCCTGACGTCTCTAACGACTTTGCAATTGATATTGAGGTTTACTGCCTG GTGCAGAAGCGTGAGTTGAACCCTGACAAGAGGAAGAAGCCCAGCAAGTCAAAG GCCATCACTCCCAAGAGGTTCCTCTCT AAGAGCAGTTTGACTCCAg TGGTGGCCAGTCCTGGGGGCCCTAATACTGTCCGCACCAGTAACTTTGTCCTGGTCGGGTCTCACAAGCTGACTCTTGCCTCAATTGGGAAAAACAAGTTCCTATTGGAGAAG ATCAAATATGAAGGCATTGAGAGAGCGCTTCTTAGAGACATGTTTCACAGCAAG GTGCCTTTCCTGTGCCCCATGGAGGGCCATATCTACCTGAAGATGCAGTGTGAGGTGGGCTccctggtggaggagagaggctTCCTG ACTATGTTTGAGGATGTGAGTGGATTCGGAGCATGGCACAGGAGATGGTGTGTCCTGTCAGGATACTGTATCTCCTACTGGACCTACCCTGATGATGAGAAACGCAAG AACCCAATGGGTCGCATCAACTTGGCCAACTGCATCAGTCGTAAGGTGGAGCCAGCCAACCGAGAGTTCTGTGCCAGGCCCAACACCTTCGAGTTGATCACTGTCCGGCCTCAGAGAGAGGACGACAGAGAGACGCTCGTCAGCCAGTGTAAAAACACCATGTGTGTCACCAA GAACTGGCTGTGTGCTGACACAAAGGACGAGAGGAACCTGTGGATGCAGAAGCTCAACCAGATCCTGGTGGACCTGCGCATGTGGCAGCCAGACTCCTGCCACAGGCCTGTGTGA